From the Lolium rigidum isolate FL_2022 chromosome 2, APGP_CSIRO_Lrig_0.1, whole genome shotgun sequence genome, one window contains:
- the LOC124688884 gene encoding pathogenesis-related protein 1-like, whose protein sequence is MASTNSWTLELESKVSAPRKFRACVMDWHTLAPKLAPHVIDNAHHVEGDGGTGTVRHYNCGSAVPFNAMKKKVEFLDVDKCECKYTIECDGVETSTWNIKMKPTTNGGSVAIVECTSKGVHANDMMLKAKESAAEMFKTVEAYLIANPNAYN, encoded by the exons ATGGCCTCCACTAACAGCTGGACCCTCGAGCTCGAGTCAAAGGTGTCTGCGCCGCGCAAGTTCCGCGCATGTGTCATGGATTGGCATACTCTAGCACCCAAGCTCGCTCCACACGTCATCGACAACGCCCACCATGTTGAGGGAGATGGTGGCACCGGCACCGTCAGACACTACAATTGTGGCTCAG CCGTGCCCTTCAACGCCATGAAGAAGAAGGTCGAGTTCCTCGACGTGGACAAGTGCGAGTGCAAATACACCATCGAGTGTGACGGTGTTGAGACATCCACGTGGAACATCAAGATGAAGCCAACAACCAACGGTGGGAGTGTGGCAATTGTGGAATGCACATCCAAGGGCGTGCATGCTAACGACATGATGCTCAAGGCCAAGGAGTCTGCTGCCGAAATGTTCAAGACCGTTGAGGCCTATCTCATCGCCAACCCGAACGCTTACAACTAA
- the LOC124688885 gene encoding pathogenesis-related protein 1-like produces MASTNSWTLELESKVSAPRKFRACVMDWHTLAPKLAPHVIDNAHHVEGDGGIGTVRHYNCGSAVPFNAMKKKVEFLDVDKCECKYTIECDGVETSTWNIKMKPTANGGSVAMVECTSKGAHANDMMLKAKESAAEMFKSVEAYLIANPNAYN; encoded by the exons AtggcctccaccaacagctgGACCCTTGAGCTCGAGTCAAAGGTGTCTGCGCCGCGCAAGTTCCGCGCATGTGTCATGGATTGGCATACTCTTGCACCCAAGCTCGCCCCCCACGTCATCGACAACGCCCACCATGTTGAGGGAGATGGTGGCATCGGCACCGTCAGACACTACAATTGTGGCTCGG CTGTGCCCTTCAACGCCATGAAGAAGAAGGTTGAGTTCCTCGACGTGGACAAGTGTGAGTGTAAATACACCATCGAGTGTGACGGTGTTGAGACATCCACGTGGAACATCAAGATGAAACCAACAGCCAACGGTGGAAGTGTTGCAATGGTGGAATGCACGTCCAAGGGCGCACACGCTAATGACATGATGCTCAAGGCCAAGGAATCTGCGGCTGAAATGTTCAAGAGCGTTGAGGCCTATCTCATTGCCAACCCGAACGCCTACAACTAA